TTTCCCCTGTGTTGGGATCTGGGCCTGGTTTGGTGCAATGATCAAACACTACCTTACGGATGCGCGGTTAGTCAGGCGCTTCAACCAAAGTTGCGCAGGCATACTCGCTCTTTCTGCTTTGTCCATGACGCTGTTTTAACCGTCATAAGACAGTACCAGAACCACCAGATGATGAGAGGACCCTCTGCAAAACGATATGATGATCGGCGTTGGGCCCACCGGCAATTCATAAAGCAGTCTGCCATTCCCGATCCCGGCAGGAACCACTGGTGCAACTTACACTAACCCGCAGGGTATCAACCTGGCACCCTGCACCTACCGTGGTTTCTGCGGTTTTTACGGCTGTGGTAACTTCTCGAAATCTTCCCCGAATATCTGCGTGGTCCCGGCATTGATGGACCGAACCAACTTTATCCTGCTGACTGAATGTACCGCGTTGTATATCGATAAGGCCGAGGATGGCAAAACCGTAAGGTGTGTAACCTTCCTCGACTCTGATGGTAATACCGGCTTCCAGCCTGCCGATACCAGGACTGTTGCTGAGGCACGTAAGAAGCTTAACGTCGCCCACTGACTAAGAGATAAAATAATAAGTAACACTCCACAAGTTTATTAACATACTTGTGGAGTTTTTTTAGATCTAAACACTCAGTCTGCAGCCTTCCATTCAGAAAGCATTTTAAGGGCGCTGTCGTAGTGACCCGTCGCCCCGGCTGTACGTAAAAATTTGGCGCGCTCAACGATGATTTCATCAGGCGCCGGGTCTGCATGCAAAAGGTCGAGCGTCTCAGTCAGGAAGTCATCCAGCGGCATGGCATGCTCGTCATTTCCCTGTCCGAACAACGAGGTACGCACGCCAGGGGGCGCCAGCTCAATCACGCGCACGGGCGTGTCGGCGAGCTGAACACGCAAGCTTTCAGTGAATGAATGAACCGCAGCTTTTGTGGCGCTATAGGTCATGGCAATAGGGAACGGAACAAACGCCAGTGCGGAACTGACATTAATGATGACACTGTCATTCTTTTGAACCAGCTGCGGTAAGAACGCATAAGTCATACGAATGGTCCCCAGAAGGTTGATCTCAACGGTCTGTTGCGCAATCTTCACTGCATCCTGATCCAAAACATTTTCGCTCAACATAATACCGGCGTTGTTGATGACAACATTCAGGTCGGGGTAACGCACTGCCGCGAGTTCGCTCGCCCGGGTAATGGATCCGGCATCAGCAATATCGAGTTCAATGGCCTCGATGCCGGGATAGTCGTTTATGATTTGATCAAGTAAAGCCTTGCGACGGCCAGCGACAATGACCTTATTGCCTGCTTCATGAAAACGTACCGCAAGGCCCAGCCCTATCCCCGAGGTTGAACCCGTGATGAGGATCGTATTACCTGAAACTTTCATATGTTTCTCCGGATTGATGAAAAAGGTAGAATGACAAACGGACAACTATCCGCTTGGAAAATTTAACGGACAACTGTCCGTTAAGCAAGTTTTAATATTGTGGACAGGAGGACTGGTGACACAACAACAAAAAACGGAGCGCCCGGCACGCGCTGATGCGCAGCAAAATCGCGAACGTATTCTGTCGG
This genomic interval from Pectobacterium aquaticum contains the following:
- a CDS encoding SDR family oxidoreductase — encoded protein: MKVSGNTILITGSTSGIGLGLAVRFHEAGNKVIVAGRRKALLDQIINDYPGIEAIELDIADAGSITRASELAAVRYPDLNVVINNAGIMLSENVLDQDAVKIAQQTVEINLLGTIRMTYAFLPQLVQKNDSVIINVSSALAFVPFPIAMTYSATKAAVHSFTESLRVQLADTPVRVIELAPPGVRTSLFGQGNDEHAMPLDDFLTETLDLLHADPAPDEIIVERAKFLRTAGATGHYDSALKMLSEWKAAD